In Candidatus Endomicrobium procryptotermitis, a genomic segment contains:
- a CDS encoding acyl-CoA thioesterase, with protein MINTIQIRVSYSDTDQMGMVYYGNYLIYYERGRTELLREIGLEYKIIEKRGFYFPVIYSECSYHLPARYDDLITVETRLSEVTAASITCSYIIKNGDKILVTGKTKHPFVNKSFKPVRFPQDIKEVIEKHIEK; from the coding sequence ATGATTAATACTATACAAATAAGAGTATCCTATTCCGATACAGACCAAATGGGAATGGTTTATTATGGAAATTATCTAATTTATTATGAAAGGGGCCGCACGGAACTTTTAAGAGAAATCGGGCTGGAATATAAAATAATCGAAAAGCGTGGATTTTATTTTCCGGTCATTTATTCGGAATGTAGCTATCATCTGCCTGCAAGGTACGATGATTTAATTACTGTAGAAACACGACTGTCAGAAGTAACTGCGGCAAGCATAACATGCTCTTATATAATAAAAAATGGAGATAAAATTTTAGTTACAGGCAAAACTAAACATCCTTTTGTAAATAAATCTTTTAAACCCGTCCGTTTTCCACAAGATATAAAAGAGGTAATAGAAAAACACATTGAAAAATAA
- a CDS encoding efflux RND transporter permease subunit, whose amino-acid sequence MVIDLGIKKPVTTLMIVLALIMFSGIMLVRIPVELNPNTQTGMVSVITRLRGGIASSEVEKYVTRPLEEVFSELSGLKEMVSSSKESESNIMMAFHYGVDTDFIVIDVREKLSMVRHLLPKETEKPIIAKFEQSDAPIMIISLSSEKHSPEQLREVAEEQIKEKIMRVSGVANIEIGGGRERKLLIEIDNAKLLAYRLPILEVVQKINLSNISISAGEIDEKSKNYIIRATGEYNNISEIKNTGIAITDSGSIIRIRDIATVKDSYYEPTSFARLNANDVVSLYIQKESTANTISTAKEALVVIKQLEETLDENIVISVVKNDAEYITKAIYSLCESLIVGAILLAGILFLFMRNIRNIIIVGTTLPLSLFMSVLMMYFTQQTFNVMTLSGLAMGMANVMDNAIVVIENISFHHHRKTYKTKEELVVKGTAELWQPMFASTVTTIVVFFPLVFLEPEIRQLYMPFGLTITFALIASLISTMIFVPPQIFRWQNNFELEFQSWYMKIRYIYGKLLKFVFRRQTYVWLFVFVLFLVSLKILKSRDSEFLDAGDVNTFRIGIQFPPATRIEVSNEIVKKMEKHLLSFRDDVERVSSKVEKLHTFVEVKVYKNAEYFKEEFRKYFGEYTPAFVYYQDSNSDSAKEIYVDFYGQDYDTLKQLAFSSSGRLQQVKGLTDVKIRMREDEPEINLFVDNDRLAVFGLTAYYFGNTLHCQIRGLIATQYRTEGKQIETIARLVPGSVRNVNDVLFLSIINPKKDIVRVGQVAEAKEIKSTQEIWHKNKKRFIQISANRNKVGLTTAARGITTALKGVAFPRDYSFNISGDYEKTVKNQGAFMLAIALTVILIFFVLASIFESYKQPFLIMFSLPLSLIGVAFSLWIFKKSISLGVWIGIMILFGSIVYGSIIIVDKINQRRHGRKNIIRVIFESCKERLRPELITFLMKTIGLLPMVLSRDEAASMWRSLGLTVLCGTITGTMLTLLIIPTAYYLMEHPRKSFHGFLDNMKILIGLFNKVKTSDIKRIKDVPPKKLPRLDVPGINAGNKDVLKIPKMKI is encoded by the coding sequence ATGGTTATTGATTTAGGTATAAAAAAGCCGGTTACTACTTTAATGATCGTACTTGCATTGATAATGTTTTCCGGTATCATGCTTGTGCGTATCCCCGTCGAATTAAATCCCAATACGCAGACAGGAATGGTCAGCGTAATTACGAGGCTTCGTGGAGGCATCGCTTCCAGCGAAGTCGAAAAATATGTTACGCGTCCGCTTGAGGAAGTATTTTCCGAGCTTAGTGGCTTGAAAGAAATGGTTTCTTCCTCAAAAGAATCGGAATCAAATATAATGATGGCATTTCATTACGGCGTGGATACGGATTTTATCGTTATTGACGTCCGTGAAAAACTGTCTATGGTAAGACATCTGCTGCCTAAGGAAACAGAAAAACCTATCATAGCAAAATTTGAACAATCCGACGCTCCCATCATGATTATCTCTTTGAGTTCAGAAAAGCATTCTCCCGAACAGCTTAGGGAGGTCGCCGAAGAACAAATAAAAGAAAAAATCATGCGCGTTTCAGGAGTTGCCAATATCGAAATTGGCGGCGGGAGAGAAAGAAAACTTCTTATAGAAATCGACAATGCAAAACTTCTTGCCTACAGGTTGCCTATTCTTGAAGTCGTACAGAAAATAAATTTGTCAAATATTTCGATATCTGCCGGCGAAATCGATGAAAAAAGCAAAAATTATATAATAAGAGCTACAGGCGAATATAATAATATAAGCGAAATAAAAAATACCGGAATTGCGATCACCGATTCAGGTTCCATTATAAGAATCAGAGACATTGCTACGGTTAAAGATTCTTATTATGAACCGACTTCTTTTGCAAGACTTAATGCCAATGACGTCGTTTCTTTGTACATACAAAAAGAATCCACAGCAAATACGATAAGTACGGCGAAAGAGGCTTTGGTTGTCATAAAGCAGCTGGAAGAGACACTGGACGAAAACATAGTTATAAGCGTTGTTAAAAACGATGCGGAATATATAACTAAAGCGATTTATTCACTTTGTGAATCCCTCATAGTCGGAGCGATTCTGCTTGCCGGCATATTGTTTTTATTTATGCGCAATATAAGAAACATCATAATAGTCGGAACGACTCTTCCATTAAGCTTGTTTATGTCAGTGCTTATGATGTATTTTACTCAGCAGACTTTTAACGTCATGACTCTCAGCGGTCTTGCCATGGGAATGGCAAACGTTATGGACAATGCCATTGTTGTTATTGAAAACATATCTTTTCATCATCACAGAAAAACGTATAAAACAAAAGAAGAGCTTGTCGTGAAAGGCACTGCTGAACTTTGGCAGCCTATGTTTGCTTCTACGGTTACGACTATAGTCGTATTTTTTCCTTTGGTTTTTCTTGAACCGGAGATAAGACAGCTTTATATGCCTTTCGGTTTAACAATTACTTTTGCACTTATAGCTTCTCTTATAAGCACAATGATTTTTGTTCCTCCGCAGATTTTCAGATGGCAGAACAATTTCGAGCTTGAGTTTCAGTCATGGTATATGAAGATAAGGTATATTTACGGAAAATTATTGAAATTTGTGTTCAGAAGACAGACATACGTCTGGCTTTTTGTTTTTGTGCTGTTTTTAGTGTCTCTGAAAATTTTGAAGTCTAGAGATTCGGAATTTCTTGATGCTGGCGATGTGAATACTTTTAGAATAGGAATACAATTTCCTCCGGCCACGCGCATAGAAGTTTCAAATGAAATCGTTAAAAAAATGGAAAAACATCTTTTGTCCTTCAGAGATGACGTCGAAAGAGTTTCGTCAAAAGTCGAAAAGCTTCATACCTTTGTGGAAGTCAAGGTTTACAAAAATGCCGAATATTTTAAAGAAGAGTTCCGCAAATATTTCGGCGAATATACTCCGGCATTCGTATATTATCAGGATTCAAATTCCGACAGCGCAAAAGAAATATACGTTGATTTTTATGGTCAAGACTACGATACGTTAAAACAGCTTGCTTTTTCTTCTTCGGGAAGGCTTCAGCAGGTCAAAGGTCTTACAGATGTAAAAATAAGAATGCGCGAAGACGAACCGGAAATTAATCTTTTTGTAGATAATGACAGACTTGCCGTTTTCGGGCTTACCGCGTATTATTTCGGCAATACTCTCCATTGTCAGATAAGAGGACTTATCGCCACTCAATACAGAACTGAAGGAAAACAAATTGAAACCATCGCTAGGCTCGTACCTGGAAGCGTACGCAATGTCAACGACGTTTTGTTTCTGTCTATAATAAACCCTAAAAAAGATATTGTACGCGTCGGACAGGTGGCGGAAGCAAAAGAAATCAAGTCAACGCAGGAAATATGGCATAAAAATAAAAAACGTTTTATACAAATAAGCGCGAACAGAAATAAAGTAGGTCTTACGACGGCCGCGCGGGGCATTACTACTGCTCTTAAGGGCGTGGCATTTCCCAGAGATTATTCATTTAATATCTCTGGAGATTATGAGAAAACCGTTAAAAACCAGGGTGCGTTTATGCTGGCGATAGCGCTTACGGTCATTTTAATATTTTTTGTTTTGGCGTCAATATTTGAATCTTACAAACAGCCTTTTCTTATCATGTTTTCCCTTCCTTTAAGTCTTATAGGTGTGGCTTTCTCGCTTTGGATATTTAAAAAATCGATAAGTCTGGGCGTGTGGATAGGAATCATGATTTTGTTTGGCTCAATCGTATACGGCTCAATTATTATTGTGGACAAAATCAACCAAAGAAGACACGGCAGAAAAAATATTATAAGGGTTATTTTTGAGTCATGTAAAGAAAGGCTTCGTCCTGAACTTATAACATTTTTAATGAAAACGATAGGTCTGCTTCCAATGGTTCTAAGCCGTGACGAAGCGGCCTCGATGTGGCGTTCTCTTGGACTTACCGTTCTTTGTGGAACGATCACCGGGACAATGTTAACACTTCTTATCATTCCGACAGCTTATTATTTAATGGAACATCCGAGAAAAAGTTTTCACGGATTTTTGGACAATATGAAAATTTTGATAGGTTTATTTAATAAAGTTAAAACGTCGGATATTAAAAGAATTAAAGATGTGCCGCCTAAAAAACTTCCGCGGCTAGACGTGCCGGGCATAAATGCTGGCAATAAAGACGTGCTGAAAATCCCGAAAATGAAGATTTAA
- a CDS encoding DUF2157 domain-containing protein, which produces MKEFIDKWLEEGLINREQAKQMLADIKKGSSERSSKKIILTFSLIGAVLAGAGFLLFISANWQVIPAMIKVFLMSAITFGCAFSGYYLEFENKKYPRTGASLLFLSTVMFGALIFLTAQIYHINSSGMHVLILIWILGIIPYAYILHSHSVAVLSCVLFSIWISAFMLKNYMHDEYLRSLPLVYCIAALFVYSFGRFNKFFSSTANLSSVFKKFGILAAYFCTFFMTFNYFAVTNVELQNYMVFPWFTDIMLIFSIAMFIVSFFFNPSKSKANNAESILITSLICMCVILYGNIFIRYEWVRIITNLFFISIILVLIYVGYKKAETFYVNTAIFWIIVFITVKYFDFFWKLLPRSLFFLAGGILLIGAALFLEHKRRTINMGFKKPLATWTPNES; this is translated from the coding sequence ATGAAAGAATTTATTGACAAATGGCTTGAGGAAGGTTTGATAAATCGGGAGCAGGCAAAACAAATGCTTGCCGACATCAAAAAAGGTTCTTCCGAAAGAAGCTCAAAAAAAATTATACTTACATTTTCGTTAATAGGTGCTGTGCTTGCCGGCGCGGGCTTTCTTCTTTTTATAAGCGCCAACTGGCAGGTAATACCGGCAATGATAAAAGTTTTCCTGATGTCCGCAATAACTTTTGGCTGTGCTTTTAGTGGATATTATTTGGAATTTGAAAATAAAAAATATCCGAGAACTGGAGCTTCGCTTCTTTTTCTGAGTACAGTAATGTTTGGAGCGCTCATATTTTTAACCGCACAGATATATCATATTAATTCTTCCGGAATGCACGTTTTGATACTTATATGGATTCTCGGAATTATTCCTTATGCATATATCCTGCATTCGCATTCAGTCGCCGTTCTTTCATGCGTTTTATTTTCCATATGGATAAGCGCGTTCATGTTAAAAAATTACATGCACGATGAATATTTAAGATCACTGCCTCTTGTTTACTGCATTGCCGCTTTGTTTGTTTATTCTTTTGGAAGATTTAATAAATTTTTTTCAAGCACTGCAAATTTATCCTCAGTATTTAAAAAGTTCGGCATACTAGCTGCATATTTTTGCACTTTTTTTATGACATTCAATTATTTTGCGGTTACTAACGTCGAGTTGCAAAATTATATGGTATTCCCATGGTTTACAGATATAATGCTTATTTTTTCCATAGCCATGTTTATTGTATCTTTTTTCTTTAATCCATCAAAATCAAAAGCAAATAATGCCGAAAGTATTTTAATTACGTCTTTAATCTGTATGTGTGTAATTCTTTATGGAAATATTTTTATCCGTTACGAATGGGTAAGAATTATCACGAATTTGTTTTTTATATCTATAATTTTGGTGCTTATATACGTGGGATATAAAAAAGCCGAAACTTTTTACGTAAATACGGCAATTTTCTGGATTATAGTTTTTATCACGGTAAAATATTTTGATTTCTTTTGGAAACTTTTGCCGCGTTCATTATTTTTTCTTGCAGGTGGAATTTTGCTTATAGGTGCGGCTCTATTTTTGGAACATAAACGTCGCACAATAAATATGGGATTTAAAAAACCCCTTGCGACGTGGACACCAAATGAATCGTAA
- a CDS encoding TolC family protein: MELKLKGTKILKQTVSLFVSCSFLFLTSFDAVYGISSVSNAANDEFLDQCMKVAEARDRRVLVAAEQIKLAEIRVIRAGRAFFPQVLLQHRTSKGSTMLTTGTTGLYSDTEYNSEDYGVRAVQTIYEGYRTKGMYKYENMMVDAARYNYTKTREELFTKIKLAYYEYLTLKQEYKALGKAFDIVDKLMFKVRNEYKARAISELDLTEAENFKDKVEDMLSAARINLDFSVKKLIETVGINTLDDINAIVSDELPDDVAEITFMLQDLLSFILTNNLDVQTAKVQSLMADMKIKINRSKVIPKFYIEGFYGKSGEAFTTEALELTTAWSVMGRMSWSLWGNSFEVAYDTERTDPSTIIDASKRIETSSWDIRLSLLDDMAYFVDTKEGKVGLNQTNADYVDTLKTRRLEVEKAYNDYLNSLNSARTLRKEIKLRERKLALMRKRNDLYEVPTVSLMEESWKYAEAISAYSRATYQNHASVTEMEKLTLMPLR; encoded by the coding sequence ATGGAGTTAAAATTGAAGGGTACAAAAATATTAAAACAAACTGTCAGCTTATTTGTAAGCTGTTCTTTTTTATTTTTGACAAGTTTTGATGCGGTTTATGGAATTTCAAGCGTATCAAACGCGGCAAATGATGAGTTTTTAGATCAGTGTATGAAAGTAGCCGAAGCAAGAGACAGAAGGGTTTTAGTCGCTGCCGAACAAATTAAACTTGCCGAAATAAGAGTCATAAGAGCAGGACGTGCTTTTTTTCCTCAGGTTTTGCTTCAGCACAGAACCTCAAAAGGCAGTACGATGCTTACTACTGGCACGACGGGACTCTATAGCGACACCGAATACAATTCTGAAGATTACGGAGTAAGAGCCGTTCAAACTATCTATGAAGGTTACAGAACAAAAGGAATGTACAAATATGAAAATATGATGGTTGACGCCGCCAGATACAATTACACAAAAACCCGCGAAGAACTTTTTACCAAAATCAAACTTGCATATTATGAATATCTTACTTTAAAACAGGAATACAAAGCTTTAGGAAAAGCTTTTGATATTGTTGACAAACTTATGTTCAAAGTAAGAAATGAATATAAGGCAAGGGCTATTTCGGAGCTGGATTTAACCGAAGCGGAAAATTTTAAAGATAAAGTTGAAGACATGCTTTCCGCTGCAAGAATAAATCTTGACTTTTCAGTTAAGAAGCTCATTGAAACTGTGGGAATAAATACTTTAGATGACATAAATGCCATCGTTTCGGACGAACTTCCCGATGACGTTGCTGAAATTACATTTATGTTGCAGGATTTATTAAGTTTTATTCTTACGAATAATCTTGATGTACAAACTGCAAAAGTACAATCTTTAATGGCAGATATGAAAATTAAAATTAACCGCTCAAAAGTAATTCCTAAATTTTATATAGAAGGATTCTACGGAAAAAGCGGTGAAGCTTTTACTACCGAAGCTCTTGAGCTTACTACGGCGTGGAGTGTTATGGGAAGAATGTCTTGGAGTTTATGGGGAAACTCTTTTGAAGTCGCGTATGATACCGAAAGAACAGATCCGTCAACTATTATTGATGCGAGCAAAAGGATAGAAACTTCTTCGTGGGATATAAGGCTTTCGCTGCTTGACGATATGGCATATTTCGTGGATACAAAAGAGGGAAAGGTTGGGCTAAATCAGACAAATGCAGATTATGTTGATACGCTTAAGACTAGAAGGCTTGAGGTCGAAAAAGCTTATAACGATTATTTAAATTCTTTAAACAGCGCCAGAACACTCAGAAAAGAGATTAAGTTAAGAGAAAGAAAATTGGCACTAATGAGAAAAAGAAACGATTTATATGAAGTTCCTACTGTCAGCCTTATGGAAGAATCGTGGAAATATGCGGAAGCAATTTCCGCTTATTCTAGAGCTACTTATCAGAATCACGCTTCAGTAACCGAGATGGAAAAGCTTACTTTAATGCCGTTAAGATAA
- a CDS encoding efflux RND transporter periplasmic adaptor subunit: MEKIKYYFFMIKDNLTHKIANYRAQSPQRFKKVVYITAIMMFLIFAGIIIYLVFFNKKAQDEEQSDIIQVKVIKVVKQDYIDKYTVMGSIKGAIENDMRFEIEGHLALYNYKEGDQIPKGKNICSLDPKDALTKADYAQSKYKSENSAYMSAKERYKVYEDLYNMKALSESKLYEAKFEIQSTESRVKAALSELELAQSNLKKTNLAAPSDGILAQIIIKPGEYITPQDVVCKFISNHGTNFEVDIPEKDIQKIVLGQKVKILSDSYSDREFEGVLSQIAPVVNMRTRTFTVKIDVENSKGELRSGMFGRGTIYLKELKNVVLVPSDSVVSLNNTAFLIPVVSPDSRKPGEGIIQMRPCLIGDKVSDKTVVLDGLNMGELVVSETQGQLSDGAQVKFLEVSTEDEAIPVEY, encoded by the coding sequence TTGGAAAAAATTAAGTATTATTTCTTTATGATTAAAGACAATCTTACCCATAAGATTGCCAATTACAGAGCTCAGTCTCCCCAGCGTTTTAAAAAAGTAGTTTATATTACAGCAATAATGATGTTTTTGATTTTTGCTGGCATTATCATTTATTTGGTTTTTTTCAATAAGAAAGCTCAGGATGAAGAACAAAGCGACATAATACAGGTAAAAGTTATAAAAGTTGTAAAGCAGGATTATATTGACAAATATACGGTGATGGGAAGCATTAAAGGTGCAATAGAAAATGATATGCGGTTTGAAATAGAAGGTCATCTGGCCCTATACAACTACAAAGAAGGAGATCAGATTCCAAAAGGAAAAAATATCTGTTCTCTAGACCCGAAAGATGCCCTGACAAAAGCCGATTACGCTCAAAGTAAATATAAGAGTGAAAATTCTGCTTATATGTCTGCAAAAGAAAGATATAAAGTGTATGAAGATTTGTATAATATGAAAGCTTTGTCAGAGAGCAAGCTTTACGAAGCTAAATTCGAAATACAATCTACGGAATCGCGCGTTAAAGCTGCTCTTTCGGAACTTGAACTTGCGCAATCCAACCTCAAAAAGACGAATCTTGCTGCTCCAAGCGATGGAATTCTTGCCCAGATTATAATAAAACCGGGAGAATATATTACTCCGCAGGATGTAGTATGCAAATTCATAAGTAATCATGGAACGAATTTTGAAGTTGATATTCCAGAAAAAGACATACAAAAAATTGTGCTTGGGCAAAAAGTCAAAATTTTAAGCGATTCTTATTCCGACAGAGAGTTTGAAGGCGTGCTGTCGCAGATAGCTCCTGTAGTAAACATGAGGACCAGGACTTTTACGGTAAAAATAGACGTTGAAAACAGTAAAGGAGAGCTGCGTTCAGGAATGTTTGGCAGAGGAACAATTTATCTTAAAGAGCTTAAAAATGTAGTACTTGTTCCGTCGGACAGCGTGGTATCGCTCAATAATACGGCATTTTTAATTCCGGTTGTATCTCCAGATTCAAGAAAACCTGGTGAAGGAATAATTCAAATGAGGCCTTGCCTTATCGGCGATAAAGTTTCTGATAAAACTGTCGTTTTAGATGGGCTTAATATGGGCGAACTTGTCGTTTCAGAGACGCAGGGACAATTATCAGATGGAGCGCAGGTAAAATTTCTCGAGGTTTCGACAGAAGACGAAGCCATTCCGGTTGAGTACTAG
- a CDS encoding GDYXXLXY domain-containing protein produces MNRKTAFYALMALWFLIIASYTAYKELQLRTGDEVMLRVMPVDPRDIFRGDYIILYYEITSITEEQKIVGRYGEDDILYNNEKVYIMLLKDGKYYKGGDIYKTRPEKGLFIAGTVSAGKNFDSPVDREYASIIYGIENFFVAEGEGKEIESAINRNKVSAKIVIDTYGNASIKELYIDEKKVDFKNKNEKID; encoded by the coding sequence ATGAATCGTAAAACTGCTTTTTATGCGCTTATGGCTTTGTGGTTTTTAATTATAGCTTCTTATACGGCATATAAAGAATTGCAGCTTAGAACAGGAGATGAAGTCATGCTCAGGGTTATGCCCGTGGATCCAAGGGACATTTTCCGCGGCGATTACATAATTTTATATTATGAAATAACTTCGATAACCGAAGAACAGAAAATTGTTGGCAGATATGGTGAAGATGACATTCTTTATAATAATGAAAAAGTTTACATAATGCTGCTAAAAGACGGCAAATACTATAAAGGTGGAGATATTTACAAAACCCGGCCGGAGAAAGGCCTTTTTATAGCGGGAACCGTGTCGGCAGGCAAAAATTTTGACAGCCCAGTCGATAGAGAATACGCTTCAATCATTTACGGAATAGAAAACTTTTTTGTTGCAGAAGGCGAAGGTAAAGAAATAGAATCTGCAATAAACAGAAACAAAGTTTCGGCAAAAATCGTTATTGACACATACGGAAACGCTTCTATAAAAGAATTATACATTGATGAAAAAAAGGTGGATTTCAAAAATAAAAATGAAAAAATTGATTAG
- the tadA gene encoding tRNA adenosine(34) deaminase TadA, translated as MKNKIILKDISYFMQKALVAAKKAEKKGEVPIGAVIVKEGKIIAEGYNRCIIDKDPTAHAEIAVLRKASKKLNNYRLNGCHIYVTIEPCCMCTGALVNARIEKIFFGAFDKKAGACKSVFKIANSKKLNHKIEFLGGILEKECAGIIQKFFKNKR; from the coding sequence TTGAAAAATAAAATAATTTTAAAAGACATCTCTTATTTTATGCAAAAAGCTCTTGTCGCAGCAAAAAAGGCTGAAAAAAAGGGGGAAGTCCCCATAGGCGCGGTAATAGTTAAAGAAGGAAAAATAATCGCTGAAGGGTACAACAGATGTATAATCGATAAAGATCCGACAGCGCATGCGGAAATAGCAGTTTTAAGAAAAGCTTCAAAAAAATTAAACAATTACCGTTTGAATGGCTGTCATATATATGTTACAATAGAGCCGTGCTGTATGTGCACCGGAGCTTTAGTAAATGCGCGTATAGAAAAAATATTTTTCGGAGCTTTTGACAAAAAAGCAGGCGCATGCAAAAGTGTATTCAAAATAGCAAACAGCAAAAAGTTGAATCATAAAATAGAATTTCTCGGAGGCATTCTGGAAAAGGAATGCGCCGGCATAATTCAAAAGTTCTTTAAAAATAAACGTTAA